In the genome of Anaerolineales bacterium, the window CTTGGGCTGCCTCTTCACCGGCCTGCGCTGGTGGGCGCTGCCGCATGTCACGCCCGACATTCGCTGGAGCCTGCAGGCCTCCATCGGCCTGGCCTGTGCCGCCGTGTTGGCCAGCGCGGCGCTGCATTTTCGGCGACGGAGCACCGCCATGCCGGCGCTCCTTGAGCCGGTCCACCAACATCAGGCGCGAATTCCCTTTATCGTGTTCGGGCTGCTGTTCTCGATCGCCGCCGCGCCCCTCTCTAACTATGGCGACCGGCAGGCGCAGCTGCTGGCTTCGGCAGCTTGGGTTATTGGGATCGTGCTCGCAGTGCTCGCTGGTTGGAAGCGCGGTCAGGCGCTGCCTCCTATTGCCTGGCAGACCGCCGCCTGGATCACACTTCTGGTGGTGGGTGCCTTCCTCGCCCGCGGCCTTTCCACCGGCACTGTCCCGGCCGTGCTCAGCGGAGATGAAGCCTCCGTCGGACTGAGCGCGCTGGGCTTCCTCGAAGGGAAGACCGGCAACCTGTTCGGTGTAGGATGGCACGCCTTCCCATCCCTCTACTGCTTTCTCCAGGCGGTCTCGATCAGCCTCTTGGGAATGACGACCCAGGCCTTGCGACTCCCCTCGGCGTTGGCGGGCGCACTGACTGTCGGCGCGATTTATCTGATGGGGCGCAGTATGTTCGGCCCTCGGGCCGGACTTCTGGCGGCCTGCATCCTGATGCTCTCTCATGTGCATATCCACTATAGCCGGCTGGGGTTGAACAATGTCTAGGACAGTCTGTTCATCGTCGCCACGCTTGGGGCTTTCTGGCACGGATGGAAGACCGGCGAGCGGAATGCCTTCCTGCTCGGGGGATTGTGCCTGGGCCTGGGCCTGTACTTCTACGCCAGCGCAAGGGTGCACTTCGTGCTCCTCCCGGCC includes:
- a CDS encoding glycosyltransferase family 39 protein, with the translated sequence LGCLFTGLRWWALPHVTPDIRWSLQASIGLACAAVLASAALHFRRRSTAMPALLEPVHQHQARIPFIVFGLLFSIAAAPLSNYGDRQAQLLASAAWVIGIVLAVLAGWKRGQALPPIAWQTAAWITLLVVGAFLARGLSTGTVPAVLSGDEASVGLSALGFLEGKTGNLFGVGWHAFPSLYCFLQAVSISLLGMTTQALRLPSALAGALTVGAIYLMGRSMFGPRAGLLAACILMLSHVHIHYSRLGLNNV